The Streptomyces sp. SS1-1 genome has a segment encoding these proteins:
- a CDS encoding integration host factor, translated as MALPPLTPEQRAAALEKAAAARRERAEVKNRLKHSGASLHEVIKQGQENDVIGKMKVSALLESLPGVGKVRAKQIMERLGISESRRVRGLGSNQIASLEREFGSTGS; from the coding sequence GTGGCTCTTCCGCCCCTTACCCCTGAACAGCGCGCAGCCGCGCTCGAAAAGGCCGCCGCGGCTCGCCGGGAGCGGGCCGAGGTCAAGAATCGACTCAAGCACTCCGGCGCCTCCCTTCACGAGGTCATCAAGCAGGGCCAGGAGAACGACGTCATCGGCAAGATGAAGGTCTCCGCACTGCTCGAGTCCCTGCCGGGCGTGGGCAAGGTCCGCGCCAAGCAGATCATGGAGCGACTCGGCATCTCCGAGAGCCGCCGCGTGCGGGGCCTCGGCTCCAACCAGATCGCCTCCCTTGAGCGTGAGTTCGGCAGCACCGGCTCCTGA
- the metK gene encoding methionine adenosyltransferase, giving the protein MSRRLFTSESVTEGHPDKIADQISDTILDALLREDPSSRVAVETLITTGLVHVAGEVTTKTYADIATLVRSKILEIGYDSSKKGFDGASCGVSVSIGSQSPDIAQGVDAAYEARVEGDEDELDRQGAGDQGLMFGYATDETPTLMPLPIFLAHRLSKRLSEVRKNGTIPYLRPDGKTQVTIEYDGDKAVRLDTVVVSSQHASDIDLDSLLAPDIQEFVVEPELKALLDDGIKLDTENYRLLVNPTGRFEIGGPMGDAGLTGRKIIIDTYGGMARHGGGAFSGKDPSKVDRSAAYAMRWVAKNVVAAGLASRCEVQVAYAIGKAEPVGLFVETFGTAKIDAERIEKAIDDVFDLRPAAIIRDLDLLRPIYAKTAAYGHFGRELPEFTWERTDRVDALREAAGL; this is encoded by the coding sequence GTGTCCCGTCGCCTGTTCACCTCGGAGTCCGTGACCGAGGGTCACCCCGACAAGATCGCTGACCAGATCAGCGACACCATTCTCGACGCGCTGCTGCGCGAGGACCCCTCGTCCCGCGTCGCCGTCGAGACGCTGATCACGACCGGCCTGGTGCACGTGGCCGGAGAGGTCACGACCAAGACGTACGCGGACATCGCGACGCTGGTCCGCAGCAAGATCCTCGAGATCGGCTACGACTCCTCGAAGAAGGGCTTCGACGGCGCCTCCTGCGGTGTCTCCGTCTCCATCGGCTCGCAGTCGCCCGACATCGCGCAGGGCGTCGACGCGGCCTACGAGGCCCGCGTCGAGGGCGACGAGGACGAACTGGACCGCCAGGGCGCCGGTGACCAGGGCCTGATGTTCGGCTACGCCACCGACGAGACGCCGACCCTGATGCCGCTGCCGATCTTCCTGGCGCACCGGCTGTCCAAGCGCCTCTCCGAGGTCCGCAAGAACGGCACCATCCCCTACCTGCGCCCCGACGGCAAGACGCAGGTCACCATCGAGTACGACGGCGACAAGGCCGTCCGCCTCGACACCGTGGTCGTCTCCTCGCAGCACGCGTCGGACATCGACCTGGACTCGCTGCTGGCTCCCGACATCCAGGAGTTCGTGGTCGAGCCCGAGCTGAAGGCCCTCCTCGACGACGGCATCAAGCTCGACACCGAGAACTACCGCCTGCTGGTCAACCCCACCGGCCGCTTCGAGATCGGCGGCCCGATGGGTGACGCCGGCCTCACCGGCCGCAAGATCATCATCGACACCTACGGCGGCATGGCCCGCCACGGCGGCGGCGCCTTCTCCGGCAAGGACCCGTCCAAGGTGGACCGCTCGGCCGCCTACGCGATGCGCTGGGTCGCCAAGAACGTCGTGGCGGCCGGTCTGGCCTCCCGCTGCGAGGTGCAGGTCGCGTACGCGATCGGCAAGGCCGAGCCCGTCGGCCTGTTCGTCGAGACCTTCGGCACCGCCAAGATCGACGCCGAGCGGATCGAGAAGGCCATCGACGACGTCTTCGACCTCCGTCCGGCCGCGATCATCCGCGACCTGGACCTGCTCCGCCCGATCTACGCCAAGACGGCGGCGTACGGCCACTTCGGCCGTGAGCTTCCCGAGTTCACCTGGGAGCGCACGGACCGCGTGGACGCGCTCCGCGAGGCCGCCGGGCTGTAG
- the pyrF gene encoding orotidine-5'-phosphate decarboxylase, translated as MTEPFGSRLRRAMDERGPLCVGIDPHASLLAEWGLNDDVAGLERFSRTVVEATADRVAVLKPQSAFFERFGSRGVAVLEKSVEEARAAGALVVMDAKRGDIGSTMAAYAETFLRKDSPLFSDALTVSPYLGYGSLSPAVALARESGTGLFVLALTSNPEGGEVQHAVRADGRDVAATMLAHLAAENAGEEPLGSFGAVVGATLGDLSSYDLAINGPLLAPGIGAQGATPADLPRVFGAAVRDVVPNVSRGVLRHGPDVVTLRDAASRFADEVREAVAGA; from the coding sequence ATGACCGAGCCCTTCGGCAGTCGACTGCGCCGTGCGATGGACGAGCGCGGCCCCCTGTGTGTGGGCATCGACCCGCACGCCTCCCTGCTCGCCGAGTGGGGCCTGAACGACGACGTGGCCGGCCTGGAGCGGTTCAGCCGTACGGTCGTCGAGGCGACGGCCGACCGGGTCGCCGTGCTCAAGCCGCAGAGCGCGTTCTTCGAGCGCTTCGGCTCCCGCGGGGTCGCCGTGCTGGAGAAGTCGGTGGAGGAGGCGCGCGCGGCCGGCGCGCTCGTCGTCATGGACGCCAAGCGCGGCGACATCGGCTCCACGATGGCCGCGTACGCGGAGACCTTCCTGCGCAAGGACTCGCCGCTGTTCTCCGACGCGCTGACGGTCTCGCCGTACCTCGGCTACGGGTCGCTGTCCCCGGCGGTGGCGCTGGCGCGGGAGAGCGGCACCGGTCTGTTCGTGCTCGCCCTCACCTCCAACCCGGAGGGCGGCGAGGTCCAGCACGCGGTCCGCGCGGACGGCCGGGACGTCGCCGCGACGATGCTCGCCCACCTCGCCGCCGAGAACGCGGGGGAGGAGCCGCTGGGCTCCTTCGGGGCGGTCGTCGGCGCCACGCTCGGTGACCTGTCGTCCTACGACCTCGCCATCAACGGCCCGCTGCTCGCCCCCGGCATCGGCGCCCAGGGGGCCACGCCCGCGGATCTCCCCAGGGTGTTCGGCGCGGCGGTGCGCGACGTCGTCCCGAACGTCAGCCGGGGGGTGCTGCGGCACGGCCCCGACGTCGTGACCCTGCGTGACGCCGCGTCACGCTTCGCCGACGAGGTCCGCGAGGCGGTCGCGGGCGCCTGA
- the gmk gene encoding guanylate kinase — protein sequence MAVTPRGTTPEPPDARPRLTVLSGPSGVGKSTVVAHMRKEHPEVWLSVSATTRKPRPGEQHGVHYFFVTDEEMDKLIANGELLEWAEFAGNRYGTPRAAVLERLDAGEPVLLEIDLQGARQVRESMPDAQLVFLAPPSWEELVRRLTGRGTEPPEVIERRLEAAKIELAAEPEFDVTLVNTSVEDVARELLALMDVV from the coding sequence ATGGCTGTAACACCCCGGGGGACGACCCCCGAGCCCCCGGACGCACGTCCGCGGCTGACCGTGCTCTCCGGCCCCTCCGGGGTCGGCAAGAGCACGGTCGTCGCTCATATGCGCAAAGAACACCCCGAGGTCTGGCTCTCCGTGTCGGCGACGACGCGCAAGCCCCGCCCCGGCGAGCAGCACGGAGTCCACTACTTCTTCGTCACCGACGAGGAGATGGACAAGCTGATCGCCAACGGCGAGCTGCTGGAGTGGGCCGAGTTCGCGGGCAACCGCTACGGCACACCGCGCGCGGCCGTGCTGGAGCGGCTCGACGCGGGCGAGCCGGTGCTCCTGGAGATCGACCTCCAGGGCGCGCGGCAGGTCCGCGAGTCCATGCCCGACGCCCAGCTGGTGTTCCTGGCCCCTCCCTCCTGGGAGGAGCTGGTGCGCCGGCTCACCGGGCGGGGCACCGAGCCGCCCGAGGTGATCGAGCGCCGGCTGGAAGCGGCGAAGATCGAGCTGGCGGCCGAGCCCGAGTTCGATGTGACCTTGGTCAACACCTCCGTCGAGGACGTGGCGCGCGAGCTGCTAGCCTTGATGGACGTTGTGTGA
- the rpoZ gene encoding DNA-directed RNA polymerase subunit omega, translated as MSSSISAPEGIINPPIDELLEATDSKYSLVIYAAKRARQINAYYSQLGEGLLEYVGPLVDTHVHEKPLSIALREINAGLLTSEAVEGPAQ; from the coding sequence GTGTCCTCTTCCATCTCCGCGCCCGAGGGCATCATCAACCCGCCGATCGACGAGCTCCTCGAGGCCACCGACTCGAAGTACAGCCTCGTGATCTACGCGGCCAAGCGGGCCCGCCAGATCAACGCGTACTACTCGCAGCTCGGCGAGGGCCTCCTCGAGTACGTCGGTCCGCTCGTCGACACGCACGTCCACGAGAAGCCGCTCTCGATCGCCCTCCGGGAGATCAACGCGGGTCTGCTGACGTCCGAGGCCGTCGAGGGCCCGGCGCAGTAA
- a CDS encoding primosomal protein N' has translation MSSEDEQPGGGTDGAPPEQLALIRESVRKAKVPRAKPRTWRGAKLAEELPVARVLVDKGVLHLDRYFDYAVPEELDEQAQPGVRVRVRFGAGAHNVREGRREGGGLRDGYIVERLAESDYQGPLAALAQVVSPERVLDPELLALARAVADRYAGSLADVLQLAVPPRHARAEARTLPPPPPPPSAPDPGPWQRYEHGPRFLEALASGLSPRAVWTALPGPQWAQEIALAVRATLASGRGALVVVPSGRSAARVDAALTETLGEGQHALLTADAGQERRYLEWLAVRRGSVRAVVGTRAAMFAPVRDLGLVVIWDDGDSSHSDDNAPFPHVREVLELRAAGGKCGFLLGSWGCTVEAAQLVRSEWAVPLVADRERARRLTPLVRTVGDGDLARDEAARAARLPSLAWKAAREGLRHGPVLVQVPRRGYVPRLACDRCREPARCRHCAGPLEASGAGGALSCAWCGQGSPDWHCPECGGFRLRAQVVGARRTAEELGRAFPAVPVRTSGREHVLDTVPGAPALVVSTPGAEPVAEGGYAAALLLDGWAMLGRADLRSGEEALRRWITASALVRPQEAGGTVVIVAEATLRPVQALVRWDPVGFAVRELAERAELGFPPVSRMAAVSGPPDALAEFLAGVRLPGDAEVLGPVPVPVTPAGRPRRPGGPPPGEQWDRALIRVPPGSGAALATALKSARAARMARGGGETVLVRIDPLDIG, from the coding sequence GTGAGCAGCGAGGACGAGCAGCCGGGAGGCGGCACCGACGGGGCGCCGCCCGAGCAGCTTGCCCTCATCCGCGAGAGCGTGCGCAAGGCCAAGGTGCCCCGCGCCAAGCCGCGGACCTGGCGCGGCGCCAAGCTCGCCGAGGAACTGCCCGTGGCGCGGGTGCTGGTCGACAAGGGCGTGCTGCACCTCGACCGCTACTTCGACTACGCCGTGCCCGAGGAGCTGGACGAACAGGCACAGCCCGGGGTCCGGGTCCGGGTGCGGTTCGGCGCCGGGGCCCACAACGTGCGCGAGGGGCGCCGCGAGGGCGGCGGGCTGCGGGACGGGTACATCGTCGAGCGCCTCGCCGAGAGCGACTACCAGGGGCCGCTGGCCGCGCTCGCCCAGGTGGTCTCGCCGGAGCGCGTCCTCGACCCCGAGCTGCTCGCCCTCGCCCGTGCCGTCGCCGACCGGTACGCCGGCAGCCTCGCCGACGTCCTGCAACTGGCCGTTCCGCCCCGGCACGCCCGCGCCGAGGCGCGCACCCTTCCGCCGCCCCCACCGCCGCCGTCGGCACCGGACCCGGGTCCCTGGCAGCGGTACGAGCACGGGCCGCGCTTCCTGGAGGCGCTGGCGTCCGGGCTGTCGCCGCGCGCGGTGTGGACCGCGCTGCCGGGGCCGCAGTGGGCCCAGGAGATCGCCCTGGCCGTCCGGGCGACCCTGGCGTCTGGGCGCGGCGCGCTGGTCGTCGTGCCGTCCGGCCGCTCGGCCGCACGGGTGGACGCCGCGCTCACCGAGACGCTGGGGGAGGGGCAGCACGCGCTGCTCACCGCCGACGCGGGCCAGGAGCGCCGCTATCTGGAGTGGCTGGCCGTGCGGCGCGGTTCCGTCCGGGCCGTGGTCGGTACCCGGGCCGCGATGTTCGCCCCCGTGCGGGACCTCGGGCTCGTGGTGATCTGGGACGACGGCGACTCCAGCCACAGCGACGACAACGCCCCGTTCCCGCATGTGCGGGAGGTGCTGGAGCTGCGTGCCGCGGGCGGCAAGTGCGGTTTCCTGCTGGGGAGTTGGGGCTGCACCGTGGAGGCGGCCCAGCTCGTCCGCAGCGAGTGGGCCGTCCCGCTCGTCGCGGACCGCGAGCGTGCCCGGCGGCTCACCCCGCTGGTGCGGACCGTCGGCGACGGGGACCTCGCCCGTGACGAGGCCGCCCGCGCCGCCCGGCTGCCGTCCCTGGCCTGGAAGGCCGCCCGGGAAGGGCTGCGGCACGGCCCCGTGCTCGTCCAGGTCCCCCGACGCGGGTACGTCCCCCGGCTCGCCTGCGACCGGTGCCGGGAGCCGGCCCGGTGCCGGCACTGCGCGGGACCCCTGGAGGCGAGCGGAGCCGGCGGGGCCCTGTCGTGCGCCTGGTGCGGGCAGGGCAGCCCCGACTGGCACTGCCCCGAGTGCGGCGGGTTCCGGCTGCGGGCCCAGGTCGTCGGTGCGCGCCGGACCGCCGAGGAGCTGGGGCGGGCGTTCCCGGCCGTCCCCGTGCGCACCTCGGGGCGGGAGCATGTGCTGGACACCGTGCCGGGGGCGCCCGCGCTGGTCGTGAGCACACCGGGCGCGGAGCCGGTCGCCGAGGGCGGGTACGCGGCGGCGCTGCTGCTCGACGGCTGGGCGATGCTCGGCCGGGCGGACCTGCGGTCCGGTGAGGAGGCGCTGCGGCGCTGGATCACCGCCTCGGCTCTGGTCCGGCCGCAGGAGGCGGGCGGCACCGTGGTGATCGTCGCCGAGGCCACGCTCCGCCCGGTGCAGGCGCTGGTGCGCTGGGACCCGGTGGGGTTCGCCGTCCGGGAACTCGCCGAGCGCGCCGAACTGGGCTTCCCGCCCGTGTCCCGGATGGCGGCGGTCTCCGGACCGCCGGACGCCCTCGCGGAGTTCCTCGCAGGCGTGCGGCTGCCGGGCGACGCGGAGGTGCTGGGACCGGTACCCGTACCGGTCACCCCGGCAGGCCGCCCCCGCCGCCCCGGCGGCCCCCCGCCGGGCGAACAGTGGGACCGCGCCCTGATCCGGGTGCCCCCCGGCAGCGGTGCGGCCCTGGCGACGGCCCTGAAGTCGGCCCGGGCGGCCCGGATGGCCCGGGGCGGCGGCGAGACGGTGCTGGTGCGGATCGATCCGTTGGACATCGGCTGA
- the coaBC gene encoding bifunctional phosphopantothenoylcysteine decarboxylase/phosphopantothenate--cysteine ligase CoaBC, translating into MDKPKVVLGVSGGIAAYKACELLRRLTESGHDVRVVPTASALHFVGAATWSALSGNPVSTEVWDDVHEVPHVRIGQHADLVVVAPATADMLAKAAHGLADDLLTNTLLTARCPVVFAPAMHTEMWEHPATQENVATLRRRGAVVIEPAVGRLTGVDTGKGRLPDPGEIFEVCRRVLTRGVTEPDLAGRHVVVSAGGTREPLDPVRFLGNRSSGKQGYALARTAAARGARVTLVAANTQMPDPAGVDVVRVGTAVQLREAVVKAAADADAVVMAAAVADFRPATYATGKIKKKDGQEPEPIVLVRNPDILAEIAGDRPREGQVVVGFAAETDDVLANGRRKLERKGCDLLVVNEVGERKTFGSEENEAVVLGADGTETPVPHGPKEALADIVWDLVARRLDGAV; encoded by the coding sequence GTGGACAAGCCGAAGGTCGTTCTGGGGGTCAGCGGCGGCATCGCCGCCTACAAGGCCTGTGAGCTGCTGCGCAGACTCACCGAGTCCGGCCACGACGTACGCGTCGTGCCGACCGCCTCCGCCCTGCACTTCGTCGGCGCCGCCACCTGGTCCGCTCTCTCCGGCAACCCGGTCTCCACGGAGGTCTGGGACGACGTCCACGAGGTGCCGCACGTCCGCATCGGCCAGCACGCCGACCTCGTCGTCGTCGCCCCCGCCACGGCCGACATGCTGGCCAAGGCCGCCCACGGCCTCGCCGACGACCTGCTGACCAACACCCTGCTCACCGCCCGGTGTCCGGTCGTCTTCGCCCCCGCCATGCACACCGAGATGTGGGAACACCCGGCCACCCAGGAGAACGTGGCGACCCTGCGCCGGCGCGGAGCCGTCGTCATCGAGCCCGCCGTCGGCCGTCTCACCGGCGTCGACACCGGCAAGGGCCGGCTGCCCGACCCCGGGGAGATCTTCGAGGTCTGCCGCCGGGTGCTGACCCGGGGCGTCACCGAGCCCGACCTCGCCGGCCGGCATGTCGTGGTGAGCGCGGGCGGCACCCGCGAGCCCCTCGACCCCGTCCGCTTCCTCGGCAACCGCTCCTCCGGCAAGCAGGGCTACGCCCTCGCCCGCACCGCCGCCGCGCGCGGCGCCCGGGTCACCCTGGTCGCCGCCAACACCCAGATGCCCGACCCGGCCGGTGTCGACGTGGTGCGGGTCGGCACCGCCGTGCAACTGCGGGAGGCGGTCGTGAAGGCCGCGGCGGACGCGGACGCGGTGGTCATGGCCGCGGCCGTCGCCGACTTCCGCCCGGCCACGTACGCCACCGGGAAGATCAAGAAGAAGGACGGCCAGGAGCCCGAACCGATCGTGCTGGTGCGCAACCCGGACATCCTGGCCGAGATCGCGGGCGACCGGCCCCGGGAGGGCCAGGTCGTCGTCGGCTTCGCCGCCGAGACGGACGACGTCCTCGCCAACGGCCGCCGCAAGCTGGAGCGCAAGGGCTGCGACCTCCTCGTGGTCAACGAGGTGGGCGAGCGCAAGACGTTCGGCTCCGAGGAGAACGAGGCGGTCGTCCTGGGCGCCGACGGCACCGAGACGCCCGTGCCGCACGGTCCGAAGGAAGCCCTCGCCGACATCGTCTGGGATCTCGTGGCGCGTCGTCTGGACGGTGCCGTCTGA
- a CDS encoding quinone-dependent dihydroorotate dehydrogenase → MYKIFFTCFFQRMDPEQAHHLAFRWIRLVARIPVLRTFVAAALAPRYKELRTEALGLRMHGPFGLAAGFDKNAVAIDGMTMLGFDHVEIGTVTGEPQPGNPKKRLFRLVPDRALINRMGFNNDGSLAVAARLASRTPVFRTVVGVNIGKTKVVPEAEAAADYVKSAERLAPYADYLVVNVSSPNTPGLRNLQATESLRPLLTAVREAADRVVTTRRVPLLVKIAPDLADEDVDAVADLAVELGLDGIIATNTTIAREGLGLTSDPALVGETGGLSGAPLKARSLEVLRRLYARVGDRITLVGVGGIENAEDAWQRILAGATLIQGYSAFVYEGPFWARALHKGLAARLRTSPYATLADAVGADVRKTV, encoded by the coding sequence ATGTACAAGATCTTCTTCACCTGCTTCTTCCAGCGGATGGACCCGGAGCAGGCCCACCACCTGGCCTTCCGCTGGATCCGTCTCGTTGCCCGGATCCCCGTGCTGCGCACCTTCGTCGCCGCCGCGCTCGCCCCCCGCTACAAGGAGCTGCGCACGGAGGCCCTCGGGCTGCGCATGCACGGCCCCTTCGGGCTCGCCGCGGGCTTCGACAAGAACGCCGTCGCGATCGACGGCATGACGATGCTCGGCTTCGACCACGTCGAGATCGGCACCGTCACGGGGGAGCCCCAGCCGGGCAACCCGAAGAAGCGCCTGTTCCGGCTGGTGCCGGACCGCGCGCTGATCAACCGCATGGGGTTCAACAACGACGGCTCGCTGGCCGTGGCGGCCCGTCTGGCGTCCCGTACGCCGGTCTTCCGGACCGTCGTGGGCGTCAACATCGGCAAGACCAAGGTCGTGCCCGAGGCCGAGGCCGCCGCCGACTACGTGAAGTCGGCCGAGCGGCTGGCGCCGTACGCCGACTACCTGGTCGTCAACGTCTCGTCGCCCAACACCCCCGGGCTGCGCAATCTGCAGGCCACCGAGTCGCTGCGGCCCCTGCTGACGGCCGTCCGCGAGGCCGCCGACCGGGTGGTGACCACCCGCCGGGTGCCGCTGCTCGTCAAGATCGCGCCGGACCTCGCCGACGAGGACGTCGACGCCGTGGCCGACCTCGCCGTCGAGCTGGGCCTGGACGGCATCATCGCCACGAACACCACCATCGCGCGCGAGGGACTCGGCCTGACGTCCGACCCCGCGCTGGTCGGGGAGACGGGCGGGCTCTCCGGAGCGCCGCTGAAGGCACGCTCCCTGGAGGTGCTCAGGCGCCTCTACGCGCGCGTGGGGGACCGGATCACCCTGGTGGGCGTCGGCGGCATCGAGAACGCCGAGGACGCCTGGCAGCGCATCCTCGCGGGCGCCACCCTGATCCAGGGCTACAGCGCCTTCGTCTACGAGGGCCCCTTCTGGGCCCGCGCCCTCCACAAGGGGCTCGCCGCACGCCTGCGCACCAGCCCCTACGCCACCCTCGCCGACGCGGTCGGCGCCGACGTGAGGAAGACGGTATGA